In the Streptomyces sp. NBC_00525 genome, one interval contains:
- a CDS encoding ATP-binding protein, which yields MLEPLRQGLPPIDPSAVSGSATCTLPARYEAVGGARQFTRVTLGGWGLSERFDDVALVVSELVTNALRHALPADAPREAQERPVRLHLLRWTSRLVCAVRDPSHASPVASEAADSAESGRGLFLVESFSDCWGWHPSPVLSTESVAGTTAARGKVVWALFRLGDPV from the coding sequence ATGCTCGAGCCGTTACGGCAGGGGCTTCCCCCCATCGATCCCTCAGCCGTCTCCGGATCAGCCACCTGCACACTGCCCGCCCGCTACGAAGCGGTGGGCGGGGCTCGGCAGTTCACTCGGGTGACCCTGGGGGGCTGGGGGCTGAGCGAGCGGTTCGACGATGTCGCGCTGGTCGTCTCCGAGCTGGTGACCAACGCGCTGCGGCACGCCCTGCCGGCCGACGCCCCGCGCGAGGCCCAGGAGCGGCCCGTGCGGCTGCATCTGCTGCGCTGGACCTCGCGGCTGGTGTGCGCGGTGCGCGATCCGAGCCATGCCAGTCCGGTCGCCTCGGAGGCGGCGGACTCGGCCGAATCGGGCCGGGGCCTCTTCCTGGTGGAGTCGTTCAGCGACTGCTGGGGATGGCACCCGTCGCCCGTACTGAGTACCGAGAGCGTCGCGGGCACCACCGCGGCGCGAGGCAAGGTCGTCTGGGCGCTGTTCCGGCTCGGCGACCCGGTGTGA